A region of the Channa argus isolate prfri chromosome 14, Channa argus male v1.0, whole genome shotgun sequence genome:
AGTGCACGGCAGGgaagatgcagagagagagattgcAGATGGTGTTCGGATCTTCACTATTGTGATCCAGACTGCAGAAAAAGGTCTGAATGAGCTCATTGAGAAGATTGAGGAGCGGCAGAAGCTGGCTGAGGAACAGGCAGATGGCTTAATCCAAGAACTGGAACAGGAAATCTCTGCACTGACGAAGAGAGTTTCTGACATGCAGCAGCTCTTACACACTGAAGACCATCTTGACTTCCTCCAGAGTTTCGCGAACGTGAACACTGCTTTGTGCACCAAGAACTGGAGAGAGGTTAGCTTAAGTTTACCGTCATATGAGGGCACTGTGGTGGAAGCTGTGGCCGAGCTGGATGAGATGCTCATCCGAGAGAAGAGGCATCTGCTTTATGACGCCAAGCTCAAGAGGGTCCAGCATTATGCAGTGGATGTGATTCTTGAACCTTATACAGCAAATCCTTGGCTCGTTCTCTCTGATGATGGGAAACAAGTCAGGTGTGGTGAGGTGAGGAGTAACCTGCCAGATAACACCCAAAGGTTTTCTCTTTATATCAATGTCTTAGCGAGGGAGAGTTTCTCCGCTGGAAGATGTTATTACGAGGTTCAGGTTACGGGGAAGACGGACTGGACCTTGGGAGTGGTCAACGAGTCAGTCAACAGGAATGGAATAATCCCAATAAGCCCAGTGAATGGTTACTGGGCTCTGGGCTTGAGGAATGGAAACGAGTATCTAATTCTGTCCAGCCCCGTGGTCACACTCAGTCTTATCTCAAGACTTTGTCGGGTGGGGGTGTTTTTGAGTTATGAGGATGGTCTGGTCTCCTTTTATGACGTAGATGCTGCAGTTCATCTGTACTCCTTCACTGACTGCTGCTTCACCGAGAAACTGTTTCCCTTTTTCAGTCCCGGTCTTAGTCATGGGGGCATGAACTCTGCCCCACTGATCATTTCCCCAGTCAATGACACTGATTAGGTTTAGAACTATATACACTATACAGTGTCTTCTTCATGTATTTTCTGGGCCTGGCTTGGATTTACAGTCTTACGTGCTCTCTGTATCCTGAACTTGCTGGCTTAACTTAGACTCACTACTCTGTATATATTCTACAGTAAACGGTCCCCTCAGTAATGAGCAGGAAATGGACATTTGGGACAAAGAGTGTTATATTGCATCATTACTTAAAGCTGTTTGCTGCTGCCTCtataattttctcatctctgaaacagggagcattgcattgtgggatctTTAGCACCAAGTACTGTACATGACACGTGTGTTGTATACATGTGAACATACACCAATTCAACAATCACcaagttttaatgtaaaaatatgatgATTTGTTATTGGAGcacttttaattttgttcattaagtgaaatgtaatacttttacatgtgtaaaagATCTGAAGTGGGACTAGGCTAATATTTACAGgacacttttacttgagtgtaCTTGGACCAgctctgtacacagtgtatcacatgttgctgtgtatggggctgtgcagctgcagactcCTCAGTTTGGCCATGTTGACCCtggtcctccatgacattattaagagcACAAGTAataatgttgtgactgatcGGTGTATatggttgtgtgtttgcatggctTAAAGTGACATTTGTGGATGCAAATACAAACTGTATTTACTGACAAAGGGTTTTCAGACATGTTCCCAAGCTCATGCAACAATTTCCACTACACCCGTATCTGTTTTTACTGCAGTGCTCCCTTGAGGGCGTAAAGCCGGTTTTGTGTTCGACCTTATAATTGCTCAATGATTTTAAAGTGATTGCTCCATAATTTTagaatgtttaaatgaaa
Encoded here:
- the LOC137098092 gene encoding E3 ubiquitin-protein ligase TRIM21-like, whose product is MAATSCVLFEEQFLCCICLDVFTDPVTIPCGHNFCKSCITQNWNVNSVPYQCPMCKKKYKTQPELQVNTFISEMAAEFRQSLEKRGSESSQVAKSGEVPCDVCTGAKLKALKSCFTCLASYCGIHLHPHMTADALKRHLLTDPVENMEGKVCMKHKQALKLFCRTDQMCVCQLCRVLEHAAHDIAFVKDEVQAKKTELEETEATMKQMIQDRELKIQQIKWLKVHGREDAEREIADGVRIFTIVIQTAEKGLNELIEKIEERQKLAEEQADGLIQELEQEISALTKRVSDMQQLLHTEDHLDFLQSFANVNTALCTKNWREVSLSLPSYEGTVVEAVAELDEMLIREKRHLLYDAKLKRVQHYAVDVILEPYTANPWLVLSDDGKQVRCGEVRSNLPDNTQRFSLYINVLARESFSAGRCYYEVQVTGKTDWTLGVVNESVNRNGIIPISPVNGYWALGLRNGNEYLILSSPVVTLSLISRLCRVGVFLSYEDGLVSFYDVDAAVHLYSFTDCCFTEKLFPFFSPGLSHGGMNSAPLIISPVNDTD